A single Orcinus orca chromosome 2, mOrcOrc1.1, whole genome shotgun sequence DNA region contains:
- the ARPP19 gene encoding cAMP-regulated phosphoprotein 19, with protein sequence MSAEVPEAASAEEQKEMEDKVTSPEKAEEAKLKARYPHLGQKPGGSDFLRKRLQKGQKYFDSGDYNMAKAKMKNKQLPTAAPDKTDVTGDHIPTPQDLPQRKPSLVASKLAG encoded by the exons ATGTCCGCGGAAGTCCCCGAGGCAGCCTCCGCGGAGGAGCAGAAG gaaATGGAAGACAAAGTGACTAGTCCAGAGAAAGCTgaagaagcaaaattaaaagCAAGGTATCCTCATCTGGGACAAAAGCCTGGAGGTTCAGATTTTTTAAGGAAACGATTGCAGAAAGGG caaaaatattttgattctgGGGATTACAACATGGCTAAAGCAAAAATGAAGAACAAGCAACTTCCTACTGCAGCTCCGGATAAGACAGACGTCACTGGTGACCACATTCCCACTCCACAGGACCTTCCTCAACGGAAACCATCTCTTGTTGCTAGCAAGCTGGCTGGCTGA